CAGGTCGCCTTCGACGAAGCGCATCCGACCGAGAAGACGCTCCAAGACAGGCGCGTGGGTGGCGCCGGGCAGGCGTTCGGCGAGCCTCGCCCGGACCTCCTCGCGCCAGTCCTCGTCCGACCAGGGGCGTCGGCCGAATCCGATGATCCGAGTCTCGGGATGGAGACGTTCCGCCGCCTCGATGTGATAGAGCGCCGGGAGCAGCTTGATGCTCACCAGGTTACCCGTCGAGCCGAAGATCAGGATGGTGCAGGGATCCAGCATGGACTTGGTGCCTCGGTCGCGGACAAATGTGATAACGTGAGCCCTGTCATACTGTTGCCAAGCCAGGCGTGCCGCGCCGGCAACCGCTTCGCTCGAAATTAGGGACCCTCCATGGAGCCATCGCTTCTTCTATCCCCGGACATTACCGCGCCGGAGCGGCCGCTGCATATCCTCGTGGCGAGCAGCGAGGCTCATCCGCTGATCAAAACCGGCGGGCTCGCCGATGTCGCCGCCAGCCTGCCGGCGGCATTGCGCGACCTGGGTCACGACGCGCGGCTGATCCTCCCGGCCTATCCTCGCGCGGCACGCCAGTTGCGCGAGACCAAGATCCTCTGCGAGATGAAGATCCCGACGAGCCGCACCCAGGTGCGCATCCTCGAGGGCAAGCATCCGGATCACGACCTGCCGATCTATCTGGTCGACGCACCCGAGCACTTCTGTCGCGAAGGCAACCCCTATACCGACCTCAGCGGACGCGATTGGGGCGACAACGCCGAGCGCTTCCTGCTGTTCTGTCGGGTCATCGCCCTGATCGCCCGTGGGCTTCCGGCAGTCGGCTGGCAACCGGATGTGCTGCACGGGAACGACTGGCAAACCGGGCTGGCTCCGGCGCTCTTTCAGGATCTGCCCAGACCTCCCGCAAGCGTGTTTACGATCCATAATCTCGCCTACCAGGGTCTGTTCGATCGTGCGACCTTCGACCGCCTCGGCCTGCCGCCTGCGCTCTGGAGTGTCTCGGGCTTGGAGTTCCATCAGAGGATGTCCTTCATCAAGGGCGGGATCATCTTCTCCGACCGGGTCAACACCGTCAGCCCATGCTATGCCATGGAGGTGCGCACGGCACGGTTTGGATTTGGCCTCGACGGACTGCTGCGCCAGATCGGCAGCCGCTTCAGCGGCATCCTCAACGGGGTGGATTATCGGGTCTGGGACCCGCTGACAGATCCTTTCATCCTCCAATGCTATGACCCGGAGACCTTCGGACTCAAGGCGGAGAACAAGCTCGACATCCAACGCGAGGTCGGACTGCCGCGCAACGAGGACGCCTTACTGCTGGGCTATATCGGACGCCTCGTCGAGCAGAAGGGTGTGGACCTGATCCTTGCCATGCTCCCGCGGCTTCTCGAAGACCCGCGCATCCAAGTCGTCTTCCAGGGCACCGGAGACCGCGGCACGGAACAGGCGCTTTTGGCCATCGCGGCCCTGTATCCGCGTCAGGTGGGCGTTTTCATCGAGTACGAGGAGGCGCGGGCGCATCGTATCGAGGCCGGCTCGGACGCCTTCTTGATGCCGTCGCGCTTCGAGCCTTGCGGGCTCAACCAGATCTACAGCCTGCGGTACGGGACTCCGCCCATCGCCCACCGCACCGGCGGGCTGGCCGACACCGTGGTCCACGCGACCCCGGCCACGCTCGCCGACGGCACCGCGACCGGCTTTCTGTTCGAGGAACCACGTGCCGACGCCCTGCTCGACGCCGTCCGACAGGCGCTGCAGCTGTATCGCGACGACCCGCAGACGTGGCAGAGGCTCGCAACGACGGGGATGCAGCAGGACTTCAGTTGGGAGGCAAGCGCACGCGGCTATGTGCGGCTTTATGCCGAGGCGATCGCCGAGCGGGCGATCACGGCGGAGACGGATCAGGCGAGCGGCCAGGCGAGTGCCGCGGTGGCGTAACCGCCCGGTCGGGCGGAGTCCAGTGGGGAGTCTATGGGTTGGCGTCTGCGGATCGCGTGTGCGGACAGCTGCCCGGTGCCGGCGTCGTTGGCGGGGCGCCCCTTCGCGCGGGGTTAGGCCACCTGAGCCGGGATGAAATCCCCGGTGCGGGTCACACGGTTGTGCTCGTTGAGATAGACGAGCGCCGGCTTGTGGGCATCGGCCTCGGCCTCCGTCATGGCGGCGTAGGCGCAGATGATCACGCGATCGCCCGGCGCGGCCTTGTGCGCTGCGGCCCCATTGACCGAGATCACACGCGAGCCGGGCTCGGCACGGATGGCGTAGGTCGTGAACCGCTCGCCGTTGGTGACGTTGTAGATCTGAATCTGCTCGTACTCGCGAATGCCTGCGAGGGTCAACAGCTCCTCGTCGATGGCACAGGAGCCTTCGTAATCGACTTCCGCATGGGTCACGCGCGCCCGATGCAATTTGCACTTCAACAAGGTCAGATGCATGTCTTGAATCCTCCGAAAGGCCGGG
The sequence above is drawn from the Thiocapsa rosea genome and encodes:
- the panD gene encoding aspartate 1-decarboxylase, translating into MHLTLLKCKLHRARVTHAEVDYEGSCAIDEELLTLAGIREYEQIQIYNVTNGERFTTYAIRAEPGSRVISVNGAAAHKAAPGDRVIICAYAAMTEAEADAHKPALVYLNEHNRVTRTGDFIPAQVA
- the glgA gene encoding glycogen synthase GlgA; translation: MEPSLLLSPDITAPERPLHILVASSEAHPLIKTGGLADVAASLPAALRDLGHDARLILPAYPRAARQLRETKILCEMKIPTSRTQVRILEGKHPDHDLPIYLVDAPEHFCREGNPYTDLSGRDWGDNAERFLLFCRVIALIARGLPAVGWQPDVLHGNDWQTGLAPALFQDLPRPPASVFTIHNLAYQGLFDRATFDRLGLPPALWSVSGLEFHQRMSFIKGGIIFSDRVNTVSPCYAMEVRTARFGFGLDGLLRQIGSRFSGILNGVDYRVWDPLTDPFILQCYDPETFGLKAENKLDIQREVGLPRNEDALLLGYIGRLVEQKGVDLILAMLPRLLEDPRIQVVFQGTGDRGTEQALLAIAALYPRQVGVFIEYEEARAHRIEAGSDAFLMPSRFEPCGLNQIYSLRYGTPPIAHRTGGLADTVVHATPATLADGTATGFLFEEPRADALLDAVRQALQLYRDDPQTWQRLATTGMQQDFSWEASARGYVRLYAEAIAERAITAETDQASGQASAAVA